Proteins encoded in a region of the Mesoflavibacter profundi genome:
- a CDS encoding sensor histidine kinase yields the protein MNKLLLYFFFLCFAFNALAQEPAKLHLTEKDGLPDIEFYNVIEDSKKFIWLAADKGFFRYDGKNYQSFTNSKQKGNSVFGPYEDALGRVWCNNISGQFFYVSGNTMHHFIDLSEELKGELAEFIVTDSQLIIFIRHNIFLVDLETKAIQKSFNKKVEIGKPYKNNEGYLYTEDCKIVKTDLQFKNKHYLPVIIFKNFERPKGVSRLINIVKNDSLAFYFFSQYDKNNLFTFDEKSGISQKIKLPKTLENRIIVHVFLHNDQVWFSTDFGLFICQLKNQELVLLNTFFSSKYVTKVLKDSFNNFWITTKGDGIYIYPNINVLNYNLAFADKSVSEIEKLNDSTLIFGTNKGYVGLINVNSGKVKPIDTTAYRVSNIFYEEESNVAIISKEDRTLIYNFRDKILTQVDNETKGAKDIDFGNGKFCISIYNSFGFIDETFQKIEVFIPKRSYANHFSKTNNVFYNASVDGLFSIKENKNIKAINDNGNPIFVKSITQTKAGAIWVSTFKNGVYQIENDEIVNHFTVKDGLLSNKITHIQGDDNSLWIVTEKGIQLLDLNSKIFKTLTMQNGIPSYRIMDIEPVGDHVFFASNEGLFSVNKKTTFNTTITPEVYFTAVDVNFKNQEFLPAYNLSHNQNSIKIAFNTNGFKSHEHTKYQYRLIGENDNWQTTEDLVNTVNYNGLPSGNYTFQVKIANSNSTVKCIDFNIAKPFWRTWWFYALVGAVLASLLYAFYRRKINKLTREQNAKLQNEMMSRQLVLSQLENLRSQMNPHFIFNALNSIQEYIVLNEKDLASSFLIKFSRLMRIYLDHSQQDQVLLSEEINALNIYLELEKNRFEDALDYEIAISKDLKTNQIKIPSLFIQPYVENALKHGLLHKKSHRKLDVTFKLDDSKTKFLCIIKDNGIGVEASARLNENRNPQHRSFATSANKKRVELLNHKRKHKIEVVTESKSYAEDSGTTVTIIIPLNR from the coding sequence ATGAACAAGTTATTGTTGTATTTCTTTTTTTTATGCTTTGCGTTTAACGCTTTAGCTCAAGAACCAGCAAAACTTCATTTGACCGAAAAAGATGGTCTTCCAGATATTGAGTTTTATAATGTTATTGAAGATTCTAAAAAATTTATTTGGCTTGCTGCAGATAAAGGTTTTTTTCGTTACGATGGTAAAAACTACCAGTCATTTACAAATTCAAAACAAAAAGGAAATTCCGTTTTTGGACCTTATGAAGACGCTTTAGGTCGCGTTTGGTGCAATAATATATCTGGACAATTCTTTTATGTCTCAGGTAATACCATGCATCATTTTATCGATTTGTCTGAAGAATTAAAAGGTGAACTTGCCGAATTTATTGTCACAGATTCTCAATTAATTATTTTCATCAGACACAATATTTTTTTGGTTGATTTAGAAACTAAAGCCATCCAAAAAAGCTTTAATAAAAAGGTAGAAATTGGTAAACCTTATAAGAATAATGAAGGATATTTATATACAGAAGATTGTAAAATTGTAAAAACCGATTTACAGTTTAAAAACAAACACTATCTACCGGTTATTATTTTTAAAAATTTTGAAAGACCAAAAGGAGTTTCACGCCTTATTAATATTGTTAAAAATGATAGTTTAGCATTTTATTTTTTCTCCCAGTACGATAAAAATAATTTATTCACATTCGATGAGAAATCAGGGATAAGTCAAAAAATAAAACTTCCAAAAACACTGGAGAACAGAATTATTGTTCATGTTTTTTTACATAATGACCAAGTCTGGTTTTCTACAGATTTTGGACTATTCATTTGTCAATTAAAAAATCAGGAATTAGTACTTCTAAATACATTTTTTTCATCTAAATACGTCACAAAAGTTTTAAAAGATAGCTTCAATAATTTCTGGATAACTACCAAAGGTGATGGTATTTACATTTATCCAAATATTAATGTTTTAAATTATAATCTAGCATTTGCAGATAAAAGTGTATCTGAAATAGAAAAGCTAAATGATTCAACATTAATTTTTGGAACTAATAAAGGTTATGTTGGTCTCATAAATGTAAATTCGGGTAAAGTAAAACCTATAGATACTACAGCTTATCGTGTCTCTAATATTTTTTATGAAGAAGAATCTAATGTTGCGATTATTTCAAAAGAAGACAGAACGTTAATTTATAATTTTAGAGACAAGATTTTAACTCAAGTAGACAACGAAACTAAAGGAGCGAAAGATATTGATTTTGGCAACGGAAAATTCTGTATTTCAATTTATAACAGTTTTGGTTTTATTGATGAAACTTTTCAAAAAATAGAAGTATTTATCCCAAAACGATCTTATGCAAATCACTTTTCAAAAACAAATAATGTGTTTTACAACGCTTCGGTAGATGGACTTTTCAGCATTAAAGAAAATAAAAATATAAAGGCTATAAACGATAATGGTAACCCCATTTTTGTAAAATCAATTACTCAAACTAAAGCTGGCGCTATTTGGGTTTCTACATTTAAAAACGGTGTTTATCAGATAGAAAATGATGAAATTGTAAATCATTTTACGGTTAAAGACGGTTTACTTTCTAATAAAATAACTCACATACAAGGTGATGATAATTCGCTTTGGATTGTAACAGAAAAAGGGATTCAATTATTGGACCTTAACTCCAAAATATTTAAAACCTTGACGATGCAAAACGGTATTCCTTCGTATCGTATTATGGATATAGAACCAGTTGGCGATCATGTATTTTTTGCATCAAACGAAGGATTATTTAGCGTAAATAAAAAAACAACTTTTAATACTACAATAACACCAGAAGTCTATTTTACTGCGGTAGATGTAAACTTTAAAAATCAAGAATTTTTACCAGCATATAACCTGTCGCACAATCAAAATTCAATTAAAATAGCTTTTAATACCAACGGTTTTAAAAGTCACGAACATACAAAATATCAATATAGATTAATAGGCGAAAATGATAATTGGCAAACAACGGAAGATCTTGTAAATACTGTAAATTATAACGGATTGCCAAGTGGTAATTATACCTTTCAAGTAAAAATAGCCAATAGTAATAGTACAGTAAAATGCATAGATTTTAATATTGCCAAACCGTTTTGGCGCACGTGGTGGTTTTATGCACTGGTAGGTGCAGTTTTAGCGAGTTTGTTGTATGCTTTTTATAGAAGAAAAATAAACAAACTCACCAGAGAGCAAAATGCAAAATTACAGAATGAAATGATGAGCAGGCAGCTTGTACTGTCACAGTTAGAAAATCTTCGTTCTCAAATGAATCCGCATTTCATCTTCAATGCACTCAATTCTATACAAGAATATATTGTGTTGAATGAAAAGGATTTAGCAAGTAGTTTTCTTATTAAATTCTCACGATTAATGCGAATTTATTTAGACCATAGCCAGCAAGACCAAGTATTACTTTCTGAAGAAATTAACGCATTAAATATTTATTTAGAACTCGAGAAAAATAGGTTTGAAGATGCATTAGATTATGAGATTGCTATATCAAAAGACTTAAAAACTAATCAGATTAAAATTCCTTCGTTGTTTATTCAACCTTATGTTGAGAATGCCTTAAAACACGGTTTGCTTCATAAAAAAAGCCACAGAAAACTCGATGTTACTTTTAAATTAGACGATTCTAAAACTAAATTTCTTTGTATTATAAAAGATAATGGTATTGGTGTAGAAGCTTCAGCGCGACTGAATGAAAACAGGAATCCACAACATCGTTCGTTTGCTACAAGCGCTAATAAAAAGCGTGTTGAGCTTTTAAATCATAAGCGAAAACATAAAATTGAAGTGGTAACCGAGAGTAAATCTTATGCAGAAGATTCTGGAACAACGGTAACCATAATTATACCTTTAAATCGATAA
- a CDS encoding FAD:protein FMN transferase: MFRQFSIVLILLFLCSCKKEHELIKVQGPVFGTAYQIQYYDNNASNYQKQFDSLFKVLNNSMSNYISTSDISKINRSINVKVDHHFKTVFEASKVIYRQTEGVFDPTIGKLVNAWNFGSENTKTALDSIKVDSLIKTVGFNRVGLENSKVKKLPNTFIDFNAIAKGYGVDVIADFLESKGISNYLVDIGGELRAKGIHLNKQKEWAIGIENPNFDGSQSYSKIIGITDKAMATSGTYRKFKVDENGNKYAHIINTKTGYPTRTNILSVSVIADKCMMADGYATAFQAMGIERVEKFLAKHLELQAYLIFENEKGELETKSFNGFPE, encoded by the coding sequence ATGTTCAGACAATTTTCTATAGTATTAATTTTACTTTTTTTATGTTCTTGTAAAAAGGAACATGAATTAATTAAAGTTCAAGGTCCAGTTTTTGGTACAGCCTATCAAATTCAATATTATGATAACAATGCCAGTAATTATCAAAAGCAATTTGATAGTTTATTTAAAGTATTAAATAATTCTATGTCTAATTACATTTCAACTTCAGACATATCTAAAATTAACAGAAGTATAAATGTAAAAGTTGATCACCATTTTAAGACAGTTTTTGAAGCGTCTAAAGTAATTTATAGGCAAACAGAAGGTGTTTTTGATCCAACTATAGGAAAGTTAGTCAACGCTTGGAATTTTGGCTCCGAAAACACTAAAACCGCTTTAGACAGTATTAAAGTAGATAGTTTGATAAAAACAGTTGGTTTTAATCGTGTTGGTCTTGAAAATAGTAAGGTGAAAAAACTTCCGAATACCTTTATAGATTTTAATGCAATAGCAAAGGGTTATGGTGTAGATGTCATAGCAGATTTTTTAGAAAGTAAAGGCATATCAAATTATTTAGTTGATATTGGAGGCGAACTTCGTGCAAAAGGAATTCATCTAAACAAACAAAAAGAATGGGCAATTGGGATAGAAAATCCAAATTTTGATGGTTCTCAAAGCTATTCTAAGATCATAGGTATTACAGATAAAGCTATGGCGACTTCTGGTACTTATAGAAAGTTTAAAGTAGACGAAAACGGTAATAAATACGCGCACATTATAAACACAAAAACGGGTTATCCAACACGAACCAATATTTTAAGTGTTTCTGTAATTGCAGATAAATGTATGATGGCAGATGGTTATGCTACAGCATTTCAAGCAATGGGAATAGAAAGAGTTGAAAAATTTTTAGCAAAGCATTTAGAATTACAAGCGTATTTAATTTTTGAAAATGAAAAAGGCGAGTTAGAAACGAAGTCTTTTAATGGTTTTCCTGAGTAG
- a CDS encoding Na(+)-translocating NADH-quinone reductase subunit F, with the protein MGKELTKQDLHNLAMNHVGKDLESRGFEFVAINSKLKRHPQFVCIDKNSQYYFVIVKAVILPENPNNYDVIWMESFKKHAQSKNAKVLYAGVGLGNPNGDHLPVFLNEEYLMEYNGIQVIETNLN; encoded by the coding sequence ATGGGAAAAGAATTAACAAAACAAGACCTTCATAATTTAGCAATGAATCATGTTGGTAAAGATTTAGAATCAAGAGGATTTGAATTTGTGGCAATAAATAGCAAGCTAAAAAGACATCCGCAATTTGTTTGTATAGACAAGAATAGTCAATATTATTTTGTGATTGTTAAAGCCGTGATATTACCCGAAAATCCGAATAATTACGATGTAATTTGGATGGAATCTTTTAAAAAACATGCCCAAAGCAAAAACGCAAAAGTATTATATGCTGGAGTAGGTTTAGGTAATCCAAACGGAGACCATTTGCCAGTATTTTTAAATGAAGAATATTTAATGGAATATAACGGGATTCAAGTAATAGAAACTAATTTAAATTAA
- a CDS encoding T9SS type A sorting domain-containing protein encodes MKQNYITKIFLTLAITLLSYSANAQTEYTYTLIDNGSYSYSVAAVPSTTTSNFQTSVQGYGFTILVPDGVTYTIDYFLGQSPTENRFDANLVGGSATEDAILFSNNLNAPVNIAAPNDAANPVIFVTLTVTGDPTSGNIRILENNSTEADTAGTQLDAYMQADTTDDATVNYSNRILTPTGLSGTISHSFSTLGVTTNTLEQIKIFPNPTNGIINIAGLDNEVVKASVYSINGQLVLTKSSNLDTINIADVAPGVYFLNIETTTANKVVKLVKQ; translated from the coding sequence ATGAAACAAAATTATATCACAAAAATATTTTTAACCTTAGCAATTACATTGCTATCTTATAGTGCTAATGCACAAACAGAGTATACCTATACACTTATAGATAATGGTTCGTATAGTTATAGTGTTGCTGCTGTACCAAGCACTACAACATCTAACTTTCAAACATCTGTACAAGGATACGGATTTACAATCCTTGTTCCAGATGGAGTTACTTATACGATAGACTATTTTTTAGGTCAATCACCAACAGAAAATCGTTTTGACGCCAATCTTGTAGGAGGATCAGCAACAGAAGATGCTATTTTATTTTCGAATAACTTAAATGCTCCTGTTAATATTGCTGCTCCAAACGATGCTGCAAATCCAGTAATCTTCGTGACTTTAACTGTTACAGGAGATCCAACTTCAGGTAACATTAGAATTTTAGAAAATAATTCTACTGAAGCTGATACAGCAGGAACTCAGTTAGATGCTTACATGCAAGCAGATACTACAGATGATGCTACTGTAAACTATAGTAATAGAATTTTAACTCCAACAGGTTTATCAGGAACTATTTCTCATAGTTTTTCAACTTTAGGAGTAACTACTAATACGTTAGAGCAAATTAAGATTTTCCCTAACCCAACAAACGGAATTATTAATATTGCAGGTTTAGATAACGAGGTTGTTAAAGCATCAGTTTATTCTATTAACGGTCAATTAGTTTTAACTAAATCATCTAACTTAGATACTATTAATATTGCAGATGTTGCACCAGGTGTATACTTCTTAAATATAGAAACTACTACTGCTAATAAAGTTGTTAAATTAGTAAAGCAGTAA
- a CDS encoding M43 family zinc metalloprotease has product MRKITKLIFVCICVLSINFSYGQTGVITSKDQINTVKPTKKKNSNSSNVNGNLQLNEENQRFLNENGVVRCLTEEYNEQLRANNPNRRSKQQFEDWLAPLVQSYKAEQAARVASGNASAAQMPVYNIPIIFHVVSGSPGDAADLDAQYVNAQIDQLNLDFSNQAGAASGPWAAVAADAQIVFVPAQVDPSGNPLAEPGINRVYGYPGQLSQADFENTIKPATIWDRTLYCNNWTGNLGGGLLGYAQFPEGSTLPGMPTTDEPNNTDGVVCLYTSIGSVANPHPNGGVYAAGRTLTHEIGHWIGLRHIWGDGNCNVDDFCNDTPTQGGSSSGCPTTADTCNDGAGDQRDMVENYMDYSYDTCMNIFTADQVARMVTVMQNSPGRSELPNSTTGNAPSPSVSFAVSSANVVEGSDCSFTDVTVDLSIAQGPSQNATANVSVNGGTADSNDFVLLNNVVNFSAGATANQSVTLRVYNDDFIEGDETIDLTFTLNNNGGDATVGNSAYTLTINDDDILPTQGGNLQDIFSDDFESGFGQWTVTGAPSATDFAIGNNTTFPDAGYFNPTGNATNYAYINDDDCNCDMSDERMEITGGVDLTNYSSAEVSFDYSFDDTYGGTLTLELSLDGGATWPLAAQLGTTGTGTAQNVPFQTITIDLSAYVGQVVHLSIHYNDDGGWAQGVVVDNFAVRGPGPRAVQTAVNSTVSNDFSILPSAGTIYPSDSGSNDVMLGITNNDGFDYGCVDSSVSRSGTNAQSYNGSAGTNLVMDKTFTITPTNTTNSGNNTVEFYVTAAEVAGFTGATGLTVNDIYAHRAGSDDVVALTATPFGSDYSLSGDFTGLNGTYYLGAEGAFRSRVSPRLFLSGAFNGTLMNDDLRLNGYIPTTSPYSDAITCDAAVFNVTGNDAIVDWVWVELRDATNNTTISASTSALLQRDGDVVDVDGVSPLTLTVPGKDYFVVVNHRNHLGTMSLNTVALTATASVVDFTNGLSTFGSNGQTDLGSGVMGLWAGNVDGNTSIQYSGANADSPTLLSFVLNDSGNFLNTATYSVSGYSNYDINMDGNTQYTGATPDTPKILQLVLSHPGNFLNTTTYEITEQLPQ; this is encoded by the coding sequence ATGAGAAAAATTACTAAATTAATTTTTGTGTGTATTTGTGTTTTAAGTATCAACTTTAGTTACGGGCAAACTGGAGTAATTACTTCAAAAGATCAAATAAACACTGTAAAACCTACAAAAAAGAAGAATTCAAATTCTTCAAATGTAAATGGAAATCTACAATTAAATGAAGAAAATCAACGTTTTTTAAACGAAAACGGTGTAGTAAGATGTTTAACTGAAGAGTATAATGAACAACTTAGAGCTAATAACCCTAATAGAAGGTCTAAGCAACAATTTGAAGATTGGTTAGCTCCTTTAGTTCAAAGTTACAAGGCTGAACAAGCAGCTAGAGTTGCAAGCGGAAACGCTTCTGCAGCGCAAATGCCTGTTTATAATATTCCAATAATATTTCACGTAGTATCAGGTTCACCAGGTGATGCTGCAGATTTAGATGCTCAATATGTAAATGCTCAAATTGATCAATTAAATTTAGATTTTAGTAACCAAGCTGGAGCAGCTTCTGGTCCTTGGGCAGCAGTAGCAGCAGACGCTCAAATAGTTTTCGTTCCTGCGCAAGTAGATCCAAGCGGAAATCCTTTAGCAGAACCTGGAATTAATCGTGTGTATGGTTATCCAGGTCAATTATCTCAAGCAGATTTTGAAAACACAATTAAACCTGCAACAATTTGGGACCGTACGTTATATTGTAATAACTGGACTGGAAACTTAGGTGGTGGATTATTAGGGTATGCTCAATTCCCTGAAGGCTCTACTTTACCTGGAATGCCAACTACAGATGAGCCAAACAATACAGATGGTGTTGTTTGTTTATATACTTCAATAGGTTCAGTTGCTAATCCACATCCAAATGGTGGTGTTTATGCAGCTGGTAGAACATTAACTCATGAAATAGGTCACTGGATAGGACTTAGACATATTTGGGGAGATGGAAATTGTAATGTAGATGATTTTTGTAACGATACACCAACACAAGGTGGTTCTAGTAGTGGTTGTCCTACAACTGCTGATACATGTAATGATGGTGCAGGTGATCAAAGAGACATGGTAGAGAATTACATGGATTATAGTTATGATACATGTATGAATATTTTTACTGCAGATCAAGTAGCTAGAATGGTTACTGTAATGCAAAATTCTCCTGGAAGATCAGAACTTCCAAATTCTACTACAGGAAATGCTCCTTCACCTTCAGTTTCTTTTGCTGTTTCTTCAGCAAACGTTGTAGAAGGATCGGATTGTTCTTTTACAGATGTGACTGTAGATTTAAGTATTGCTCAAGGTCCATCTCAAAACGCTACAGCTAATGTATCGGTAAATGGTGGTACTGCAGATTCTAATGACTTCGTTTTACTTAATAATGTAGTTAATTTTAGTGCTGGAGCAACTGCAAACCAATCGGTAACTTTAAGAGTTTATAACGATGATTTTATAGAAGGAGATGAAACTATTGACTTAACATTTACGTTAAATAATAACGGTGGAGATGCTACTGTAGGAAATTCTGCTTACACATTAACAATAAATGATGACGATATTTTACCAACACAAGGTGGAAATTTACAAGATATTTTCTCAGACGATTTTGAATCTGGTTTTGGTCAGTGGACTGTAACAGGAGCACCTTCTGCTACTGATTTTGCTATAGGAAATAATACTACTTTTCCAGATGCAGGATATTTTAATCCAACAGGTAATGCTACTAATTACGCATATATAAATGATGATGATTGTAATTGTGATATGAGTGATGAAAGAATGGAAATTACAGGTGGAGTTGATTTAACAAATTATAGTTCGGCAGAAGTTTCATTTGATTATTCTTTTGATGATACTTACGGAGGTACTTTAACATTAGAGTTGTCTCTTGATGGAGGAGCAACTTGGCCTTTAGCTGCTCAATTAGGTACTACTGGAACTGGAACGGCTCAAAATGTGCCTTTTCAGACTATTACAATAGATTTGTCTGCTTACGTAGGCCAAGTTGTTCATCTTTCAATTCACTATAATGATGATGGTGGTTGGGCACAAGGTGTTGTAGTAGATAACTTTGCTGTTAGAGGACCAGGACCAAGAGCTGTTCAAACAGCAGTGAATTCAACTGTTTCAAACGATTTTTCAATTTTACCATCTGCAGGTACAATTTACCCATCAGATAGTGGATCTAATGATGTGATGTTAGGTATAACAAATAACGATGGTTTTGATTACGGATGTGTAGATTCTTCTGTATCTAGATCTGGAACAAATGCGCAATCATACAATGGTAGTGCAGGTACTAATTTAGTAATGGACAAAACGTTTACAATTACACCTACTAATACTACTAATTCAGGAAATAACACTGTAGAATTTTATGTAACTGCTGCTGAAGTAGCAGGTTTTACAGGAGCAACTGGGTTAACAGTAAATGATATTTATGCGCATAGAGCAGGAAGTGACGATGTAGTAGCGTTAACTGCAACTCCGTTTGGTTCAGACTATAGTTTATCAGGTGATTTTACAGGATTAAACGGTACATACTATTTAGGAGCTGAAGGAGCTTTTAGAAGTAGAGTTTCTCCAAGATTATTTTTGTCTGGAGCGTTTAATGGTACTTTAATGAATGACGATTTAAGATTAAATGGTTATATACCTACAACTTCACCATATTCAGATGCAATTACTTGTGATGCTGCAGTATTTAATGTTACGGGTAACGATGCTATTGTTGACTGGGTTTGGGTAGAGTTACGTGATGCAACTAATAATACGACAATATCTGCTAGTACATCTGCTTTATTACAAAGAGACGGAGATGTGGTTGATGTAGATGGTGTTTCTCCTTTAACATTAACAGTTCCAGGAAAAGATTACTTTGTTGTTGTTAATCACAGAAACCACTTAGGTACAATGTCTCTAAATACTGTTGCATTAACTGCTACAGCTAGTGTTGTAGACTTTACAAATGGTCTTTCTACTTTTGGATCTAATGGACAAACAGATTTAGGATCTGGAGTTATGGGATTATGGGCAGGAAATGTAGATGGAAATACTTCTATCCAGTATTCTGGTGCTAATGCAGATTCTCCAACATTACTTTCGTTTGTTTTAAATGATAGTGGAAACTTCTTAAACACTGCGACATACTCAGTGTCAGGATATAGTAATTATGATATTAACATGGATGGAAATACGCAGTATACTGGAGCAACTCCAGATACACCAAAAATTTTACAATTAGTATTATCACATCCAGGAAACTTCCTAAATACTACAACATACGAAATTACAGAACAATTACCTCAATAA
- the nqrF gene encoding NADH:ubiquinone reductase (Na(+)-transporting) subunit F produces the protein MILAASTLGTVFTTVIAFLVITLILVALLLFVKQKLSPSGPVTIKINGEKEVQVSSGGTLLSTLGNQKIFLPSACGGGGTCIQCECHVLQGGGEALPTETPHFTRKELQHGARLACQVKVKQDMEITIPEEVFGIKKWEATVVRNYNVASFIKEFVVEIPEDMNYKAGGYIQIEIPKCEVKYSDIDITAHPEEHETPDKFQAEWDKFGLWPLVMKNDETVERAYSMASYPAEGREIMLNVRIATPPWDRAKNGWMDVNPGVASSYIFNLKKGDKCVISGPYGEFFINDSDAEMLYVGGGAGMAPMRSHLYHLFKTLKTGRKVTYWYGGRSKRELFYLEHFRELEREFPNFKFYLALSEPLEEDNWKVKKDINDEEGDGFVGFIHNCVIDNYLNHHETPEDIELYFCGPPLMNKAVQKMGEDFGIPDENIRFDDFGG, from the coding sequence ATGATTTTAGCAGCAAGTACATTAGGAACAGTTTTTACAACTGTCATAGCATTTTTAGTAATTACGCTAATTTTAGTTGCGTTATTATTATTTGTAAAACAAAAGTTATCACCTTCTGGACCAGTAACTATTAAAATTAATGGTGAAAAAGAAGTACAAGTATCTTCAGGAGGAACATTATTATCAACATTAGGTAATCAAAAAATATTTTTACCATCTGCTTGTGGTGGTGGAGGAACTTGTATACAATGTGAGTGTCATGTGTTACAAGGTGGAGGAGAAGCTTTACCTACAGAAACACCACATTTTACAAGAAAAGAGTTACAACATGGAGCACGTTTAGCTTGTCAGGTAAAAGTTAAACAAGACATGGAAATTACTATTCCAGAAGAAGTTTTTGGAATTAAAAAATGGGAAGCAACTGTTGTACGTAACTATAATGTTGCATCATTTATAAAGGAATTTGTTGTTGAGATTCCAGAGGATATGAATTACAAAGCAGGAGGATATATTCAAATTGAAATTCCTAAATGTGAAGTGAAATATTCTGACATAGATATTACAGCACATCCTGAAGAACATGAAACACCAGATAAATTTCAAGCAGAATGGGATAAGTTTGGTTTATGGCCATTAGTAATGAAAAATGATGAGACTGTTGAACGTGCATACTCTATGGCTTCTTACCCAGCAGAAGGTAGAGAAATCATGTTAAACGTTCGTATCGCTACACCACCATGGGATAGAGCTAAAAACGGTTGGATGGATGTAAATCCAGGAGTAGCTTCATCTTACATTTTTAATTTAAAGAAAGGTGATAAATGTGTGATTTCTGGACCTTATGGAGAATTCTTTATCAACGATTCTGATGCAGAAATGCTATATGTTGGCGGAGGAGCAGGTATGGCACCAATGCGTTCTCACTTATACCACTTATTCAAAACATTAAAAACAGGACGTAAAGTTACTTATTGGTATGGTGGTCGTTCTAAAAGAGAATTATTCTACTTAGAGCACTTCCGTGAGTTAGAAAGAGAATTCCCTAACTTTAAATTCTACTTAGCACTTTCAGAGCCTTTAGAAGAAGATAACTGGAAAGTTAAAAAAGATATCAATGACGAAGAAGGAGATGGTTTTGTAGGGTTTATTCACAATTGTGTGATCGATAATTATCTGAACCATCATGAAACACCAGAAGATATAGAATTATATTTCTGTGGTCCACCATTAATGAATAAAGCTGTTCAAAAAATGGGTGAAGATTTTGGAATACCAGATGAAAACATCAGATTTGACGACTTCGGAGGATAA
- the nqrE gene encoding NADH:ubiquinone reductase (Na(+)-transporting) subunit E, whose translation MEYLELLFKSIFVDNMVFATFLGMCSYLAVSKKVSTAVGLGAAVIFVLAVTVPVNWLLDQYVLQPGALSWLGEEYANYDLSFLSFIMFIATIATMVQLVEIVVEKFSPSLYNSLGIFLPLIAVNCAILGGSLFMQSREIPTLSLATVYGVGSGIGWFLAILAIAAIREKIRYSSVPAPLRGLGITFIITGLMGIGFLSFGGMLTGGDEESAKKDTTEQVQTIDKTNKDKVAQTNQSIVNNTTVK comes from the coding sequence ATGGAATATTTAGAATTATTATTTAAATCAATATTTGTAGATAACATGGTATTCGCAACCTTCTTAGGTATGTGTTCTTACCTTGCTGTATCTAAAAAAGTATCTACAGCAGTAGGTTTAGGAGCAGCAGTTATCTTTGTATTAGCTGTTACTGTTCCAGTAAACTGGCTATTAGATCAATATGTATTACAACCAGGAGCTTTATCTTGGTTAGGAGAAGAATATGCAAACTACGATCTTAGTTTCTTATCTTTTATAATGTTTATTGCAACTATTGCAACAATGGTTCAATTAGTAGAGATTGTTGTAGAAAAATTCTCACCATCATTATATAACTCATTAGGTATATTTTTACCACTTATAGCAGTAAACTGTGCGATTTTAGGAGGCTCATTATTTATGCAGTCTAGAGAAATACCAACTTTAAGTTTGGCTACAGTTTATGGTGTTGGATCTGGTATAGGATGGTTTTTAGCAATTTTAGCTATAGCAGCAATTAGAGAAAAAATTAGATATAGTAGTGTGCCTGCACCTTTAAGAGGATTAGGAATTACATTTATTATAACAGGATTAATGGGAATCGGGTTTTTAAGTTTTGGAGGAATGTTAACTGGTGGCGATGAAGAATCTGCTAAAAAGGATACTACAGAGCAAGTCCAAACAATTGACAAAACAAACAAAGACAAGGTTGCTCAAACTAACCAAAGCATAGTTAACAATACAACAGTAAAGTAA